The Nostoc sp. 'Peltigera membranacea cyanobiont' N6 genome contains the following window.
CTGGCGCTTATATGTCGGAAACTATCAGGGGTGGGATTCAAGCGGTGGATAAAGGGCAAAGTGAAGCGGCGATGTCTATGGGTGTTCCCTATTGGTTGATGATGTGGGATATAATTTTGCCCCAAGCATTGAAGAATATTCTGCCAGCATTGGTAAATGAAACTATCGGATTGCTTAAAGATTCCGCGCTGGTGTCAACCATTGGTGTGGTGGAAATATTACGCAGCGCTCAAATCGTTGGTGCAAATAAGTATATTTATTTTGAACCACTGCTATTTGCCGGATTAATTTACTATGTTTTAGTAATGGGTATGACTTTGAGTGCATCGGCTTTAGAAAGGAGGTTACGACAAAGTGAATAATGTAGTAGTTCGCACAGAATTCTTATGTAAATCCTTTGGAAAACTCGACGTACTCAAAGATATTTCTACTGAGTTTTATCAAGGCGAAGTGGTTGCTATATTAGGCCCTTCTGGTTCAGGGAAGTCTACCTTTCTGCGATGCATAAATTTGCTAGAACAACCCACCAAGGGAAGAATCTACTTTAACGAGCAAGAAATTACCAATCCCAAGGCAAACATTGCGAAGGTGCGTCAGCATTTGGTAATGGTATTTCAACATTTTAATTTGTTTCCCCACATGAATGTGCTGCAAAATGTCACCTACGCACCGATAAAGGTGAAAGGGATAAACAAGCAAAAAGCAGAACAACATGGCTTAGAATTGCTTGAATCGGTAGGTTTAGAAGAAAAAGTGTCTGTCTATCCGTCCAAACTATCGGGGGGACAGAAACAGCGAGTAGCGATCGCGCGGGCATTAGCAATGGAACCTGAGATGATTTTGTTTGATGAACCCACCTCTGCACTAGATCCCGAAATGGTTAAGGATGTGCTGGAAGTGATGAAAGATTTAGCGCTATCTGGGATGACAATGGCGATCGTTACCCATGAAATGGGCTTTGCAAAAGAAGTTGCCAATCGGATTATGTTCCTCGACCAGGGAAGTTTAGCAGAAGATGCTACCCCTAACGAGTTTTTCCAAAATCCTAAGTGCGATCGCGCCAAGCAGTTCTTAGAAAAAATGCTTTAGAATAATTGAAATTCGCCGCTTTTTTTGTATTCTTGAAACTTTTCCAAAACGGGGCGATCGTTTGGCATTAAGGTAGGTAAGTCAGCCAAATCAAAGAATTCCAGCGCCAGCGATTCTCCATCTAAGCAAGCGAGACTGCCCTCCCATTCAACGGCTCGTAAAATTAAAATGTAGTTTTGGACGCGATCGCCATTAGGATAAGTTACAGTTTCAAAGGCTGGGTTGGAAGAAAACCCCACG
Protein-coding sequences here:
- a CDS encoding amino acid ABC transporter ATP-binding protein; this encodes MNNVVVRTEFLCKSFGKLDVLKDISTEFYQGEVVAILGPSGSGKSTFLRCINLLEQPTKGRIYFNEQEITNPKANIAKVRQHLVMVFQHFNLFPHMNVLQNVTYAPIKVKGINKQKAEQHGLELLESVGLEEKVSVYPSKLSGGQKQRVAIARALAMEPEMILFDEPTSALDPEMVKDVLEVMKDLALSGMTMAIVTHEMGFAKEVANRIMFLDQGSLAEDATPNEFFQNPKCDRAKQFLEKML
- a CDS encoding NUDIX hydrolase; protein product: MANWSDSYLGKLRQIVGDRLLLLFGARVIIEDNLGRVLLQKRSDFKLWGLPGGCPEVGESAEECSAREVFEETGLTVKRFVAVGFSSNPAFETVTYPNGDRVQNYILILRAVEWEGSLACLDGESLALEFFDLADLPTLMPNDRPVLEKFQEYKKSGEFQLF